One region of Natronorubrum aibiense genomic DNA includes:
- the sufU gene encoding Fe-S cluster assembly sulfur transfer protein SufU: MGLGSDMYRQQILDHYKNPRNYGELEDPTFTHIGENPMCGDEIRMDVKLADDEETIEQVAFSGDGCAISQASASMLSKELRGKTVAELLEMDRDDVIDMLGVDISPMRIKCAVLAEKVAQDGAEIYQGELDVEKTTTED; encoded by the coding sequence ATGGGACTGGGCTCGGATATGTACCGACAGCAGATCCTCGACCACTACAAGAACCCGCGTAACTACGGGGAACTCGAGGATCCGACCTTCACCCACATCGGCGAGAACCCGATGTGTGGTGACGAGATTCGCATGGACGTCAAACTCGCCGACGACGAGGAGACGATCGAGCAGGTCGCCTTTTCCGGCGACGGCTGTGCGATCAGCCAGGCCTCCGCGAGTATGCTCTCAAAAGAACTGCGCGGAAAAACGGTCGCAGAGTTGCTCGAGATGGACCGCGACGACGTGATCGACATGCTCGGCGTCGACATCTCGCCGATGCGCATCAAGTGCGCCGTGCTGGCCGAAAAGGTCGCTCAGGATGGCGCAGAGATCTATCAGGGCGAACTCGACGTCGAGAAGACGACGACCGAAGACTGA
- a CDS encoding HalOD1 output domain-containing protein → MNDGRSVRDDSVADMIISAVADAEGVDTLELPPLWDVIDPDALEAVFAPSNGGRFGDRIGRLSFEYCSYVVTVEFGHSTTVTLE, encoded by the coding sequence ATGAACGACGGGCGGTCGGTGAGAGACGATTCTGTCGCTGACATGATCATCAGCGCAGTGGCCGATGCGGAAGGAGTCGATACCCTCGAGTTGCCGCCGCTGTGGGACGTGATCGATCCCGACGCGCTCGAGGCAGTTTTCGCGCCGTCAAACGGTGGTCGGTTCGGTGACCGTATCGGTCGGCTTTCGTTCGAGTACTGCAGCTACGTAGTTACTGTCGAGTTCGGTCACTCGACCACGGTCACACTCGAATAA
- a CDS encoding HD domain-containing protein, with protein sequence MLETVRTRARPYFEDAPPAHDWHHVERVETLAETLLERHPQSASVDGRVVSLAVFLHDIGRNKEDRGEIDDHAIWGGWEAGRILEAVGVAPETIEHVQHCIRAHRYSNEIDPETLEAKLLCDADNLDALGAVGIARAFAHGGTLGSPVYDPDVPVAADDTSAGQTQYNHLRKKILDLPNRMYTDVGRELARTRGRFVRTYLEQFDGELAGER encoded by the coding sequence ATGCTCGAGACCGTCCGAACCCGCGCCCGCCCGTACTTCGAGGATGCCCCGCCAGCCCACGACTGGCACCACGTCGAACGGGTCGAGACGCTCGCGGAGACGTTACTCGAGCGCCACCCGCAGTCGGCGTCGGTGGACGGCCGCGTGGTGTCCCTCGCGGTCTTTCTCCACGATATCGGCCGCAACAAGGAAGACCGTGGCGAGATCGACGATCATGCGATCTGGGGTGGCTGGGAAGCAGGACGGATTCTCGAGGCCGTCGGCGTGGCCCCGGAGACGATCGAGCACGTCCAACACTGTATTCGCGCCCATCGGTACTCGAACGAGATCGACCCCGAGACGCTCGAGGCGAAACTCCTCTGTGACGCGGACAACCTCGACGCCCTCGGTGCGGTCGGCATCGCCCGCGCGTTCGCCCACGGGGGGACGCTCGGCTCGCCGGTGTACGATCCCGATGTGCCGGTCGCTGCCGACGACACGAGCGCCGGGCAGACCCAGTACAATCACCTCCGAAAGAAAATCCTCGACCTCCCCAATCGGATGTACACCGACGTCGGCCGAGAACTGGCCCGGACTCGCGGTCGATTCGTACGCACGTATCTCGAGCAGTTCGACGGCGAACTGGCCGGCGAGCGATAA
- the htpX gene encoding zinc metalloprotease HtpX: protein MNWQADWGLRFRMFLTMFLLFALYIVFAGVITAYIGGNLLVFGMLFGGMSLVQYYFSDTLTLKSMGAKTVSADEYPQLHGSVERLSQQADLPKPKVAVVDSQVPNAFATGRNQKNAAVAVTTGLMRTLNQDELDGVLAHELAHVKNRDMMVMTIASFLSTIAFMIVRWGAFFGGGRNRNQGGVVVAILVSLLVWIISYLLIRALSRYREYAADRGAAAITGNPSALASALLKISGKMDKVPKTDMREEAEMNAFFIIPIKSGVVGRLFSTHPPTERRVEQLRSLEREMQSF from the coding sequence ATGAACTGGCAGGCAGACTGGGGGCTTCGGTTCCGGATGTTCCTGACGATGTTTCTGTTGTTTGCGCTGTACATCGTCTTCGCGGGGGTGATCACCGCCTACATTGGCGGCAATCTGCTCGTCTTCGGGATGTTGTTCGGCGGGATGTCGCTGGTCCAGTACTACTTCAGTGACACGCTCACGCTCAAGAGTATGGGTGCGAAGACGGTCTCGGCCGACGAGTATCCGCAACTCCACGGCTCGGTCGAACGCCTCTCACAGCAGGCTGACCTCCCCAAGCCGAAAGTCGCAGTCGTCGACTCACAGGTTCCCAATGCCTTCGCGACCGGCCGCAATCAGAAGAATGCGGCTGTCGCGGTGACGACCGGACTCATGCGAACGCTCAATCAGGACGAACTCGACGGCGTCCTCGCGCACGAACTCGCCCACGTCAAAAACAGGGATATGATGGTGATGACGATCGCCTCCTTCCTCTCGACGATCGCGTTCATGATCGTCCGCTGGGGGGCCTTCTTCGGCGGCGGCCGCAACCGTAATCAGGGCGGGGTCGTCGTCGCCATCCTCGTCTCCTTGCTCGTCTGGATCATCAGCTACCTCCTGATTCGGGCGCTCTCGCGCTATCGCGAGTACGCCGCCGACCGCGGCGCGGCCGCGATCACCGGTAACCCCTCGGCGCTGGCCTCCGCGCTCCTGAAAATCTCCGGGAAGATGGACAAGGTCCCGAAAACCGACATGCGCGAGGAAGCCGAGATGAACGCCTTCTTCATCATCCCGATCAAGTCCGGCGTCGTCGGCCGCCTCTTTAGCACCCATCCGCCGACCGAGCGACGGGTCGAACAGCTGCGCTCCCTCGAGCGCGAGATGCAATCGTTCTAA
- the pspAB gene encoding PspA-associated protein PspAB: MGLLDGLRSVLGLRAETDARRDADPDDLFGMSTAYLTMEADLGYDSTDVGALCFSGVDSRSFQDAVDEVEAILAAGREETGTEFSVTSDDHGYHWVVLEDDNPEDLITSMHFAADTFIEHGYGSRLLAAVFAYEDRDGTAYWIYSFRRGAFYPFAPRPGRERDSSAEFKLESTLDGELEIERDKEYWYPLWPSSGGTHPWE; the protein is encoded by the coding sequence ATGGGACTGCTCGACGGACTCCGATCCGTCCTCGGCTTGCGCGCCGAGACGGACGCCAGACGCGACGCCGATCCGGACGATCTCTTCGGGATGAGCACCGCCTACCTCACGATGGAGGCCGACCTTGGCTACGACTCGACGGACGTCGGCGCGCTCTGTTTCTCCGGCGTCGACTCCCGGAGCTTTCAGGACGCCGTCGACGAGGTCGAAGCCATCCTCGCGGCGGGCCGCGAGGAGACAGGAACCGAGTTCTCCGTGACCAGCGACGACCACGGCTATCACTGGGTCGTCCTCGAGGACGACAACCCCGAAGACCTGATCACGAGCATGCACTTCGCCGCGGACACGTTCATCGAACACGGCTACGGCTCGCGGCTGCTCGCGGCGGTGTTCGCTTACGAAGACCGCGACGGAACGGCCTACTGGATCTACTCGTTTCGCCGCGGGGCCTTCTATCCCTTCGCGCCCCGGCCCGGTCGCGAACGCGACTCGAGCGCGGAGTTCAAACTCGAGTCGACACTGGACGGCGAACTCGAGATCGAACGCGACAAGGAGTACTGGTACCCGCTCTGGCCGAGTTCGGGCGGAACCCATCCTTGGGAGTGA
- a CDS encoding class I SAM-dependent methyltransferase yields MSDDEPDPDSPTDDPVAVDHALEQAGAETDAPLAAIVAKPQTETALESLRAEGVYDDSRRVREDGPERVALPVTAPPTDTRVLEVVRQLEPEPRNPDLKALLADRGWSDDALDSAPGSWAVIGSVILVTVPDDCHDETDLAESLLELHGEADSVLADEGIENDGDAGTYREPRTRLLAGECDTETIHTEHGTRYGLDPAKVMFSPGNQAERARLGDLVTADETVFDMFAGIGYFTLPMARAGAQVTATELNPTAFRYLLENAMLNDVGDRVDAYMSDCRELAGEVDADRVVMGYYGSADDSEDDAHGTRTDEAHEFLPSALEALVPGGVVHYHEATPESRLWERPIARLKAAGEDAGRDLEILEKRQVKSHSAGVEHVVVDAQFE; encoded by the coding sequence ATGAGTGACGACGAACCCGACCCGGACTCGCCGACCGACGATCCGGTCGCCGTCGACCACGCCCTCGAGCAAGCCGGTGCGGAGACCGACGCGCCACTCGCTGCGATCGTCGCGAAACCACAGACGGAGACGGCCCTCGAGTCGCTTCGCGCCGAAGGCGTCTACGACGACTCGAGACGGGTCCGCGAGGACGGCCCGGAACGAGTCGCCCTTCCGGTGACGGCGCCGCCGACCGACACCCGCGTCCTCGAGGTGGTTCGCCAACTCGAGCCCGAACCCCGAAACCCGGACCTCAAGGCGCTGCTTGCCGACCGCGGCTGGAGCGATGACGCGCTCGACTCGGCCCCGGGGTCGTGGGCCGTCATCGGCTCGGTGATTCTCGTGACGGTACCCGACGACTGTCACGACGAGACGGACTTAGCCGAATCCCTGCTCGAACTCCACGGCGAAGCCGACAGCGTGCTCGCGGACGAGGGGATCGAAAACGACGGTGACGCCGGGACCTACCGCGAGCCACGAACGCGCCTGCTCGCGGGCGAGTGCGACACCGAGACGATCCACACGGAACACGGAACGCGCTACGGACTCGATCCCGCGAAAGTGATGTTCTCGCCGGGGAATCAGGCCGAACGTGCTCGGCTGGGCGACCTCGTCACGGCCGACGAGACGGTCTTCGATATGTTCGCCGGGATCGGCTACTTCACGCTCCCGATGGCACGCGCCGGCGCGCAGGTGACGGCAACCGAACTCAATCCGACCGCCTTTCGGTACCTGCTCGAGAACGCGATGTTGAACGACGTCGGCGACCGCGTCGACGCCTACATGAGCGACTGCCGCGAGCTCGCCGGCGAGGTCGACGCCGATCGGGTCGTGATGGGCTACTACGGTAGCGCGGACGATTCAGAGGACGACGCTCACGGCACCCGAACCGACGAGGCCCACGAGTTCCTCCCGAGTGCCCTCGAGGCGCTCGTCCCCGGCGGCGTCGTCCACTACCACGAGGCGACGCCGGAGTCGCGGCTCTGGGAGCGCCCGATCGCGCGGCTGAAAGCGGCGGGAGAAGACGCTGGACGGGACCTCGAGATCCTCGAGAAACGCCAGGTCAAGAGTCATAGCGCCGGCGTCGAACACGTCGTCGTCGACGCCCAGTTCGAATAG
- a CDS encoding outer membrane protein assembly factor BamB family protein yields MTDWTQFRGDPQHSGCRRDLEGPRQIAARWTADLVGPAGSPVLDRDTVFVGTSNGNCYAFERDTGRRRWVFETTAATEMAPVVTRDALYLATDEGVVYALEPATGEQRWRTDLPGGLEAPLALAGEALYAGHTAGLSALEADSGEVVWTHETDTPVVGAPAVDGERDRDRHGGWGARQEDEQDLDLLSLEDAQMDADDGIHDQDRVYVATADGTIRALEAATGEDCWDAPIGGTIVDGPTVVGDRVYVADDEGTLVALHASSGQSWFTYEIQGSFTSAATILEDADMTFVGAADGYLHVTDTTFGRRKLRGWLFAKKGIALDGAVTSSPVLAGDVLCVGDATGSLYGIDVADDGDLSWHYGLEDTVTGSPAIGEQALYVATGERLACLEWDADARGR; encoded by the coding sequence GTGACAGACTGGACTCAGTTCAGAGGCGACCCCCAGCATTCGGGGTGTCGACGCGACCTCGAGGGGCCCCGTCAGATCGCAGCTCGCTGGACGGCCGACCTCGTCGGCCCCGCCGGGTCGCCGGTTCTCGATCGGGACACCGTCTTTGTCGGAACGAGCAACGGGAACTGCTACGCGTTCGAGCGCGACACCGGCCGCCGTCGCTGGGTGTTCGAGACGACGGCGGCGACCGAGATGGCACCGGTCGTCACCCGCGACGCCCTGTATCTCGCCACGGACGAGGGTGTCGTCTACGCCCTCGAGCCTGCGACCGGCGAGCAACGCTGGCGGACCGACCTTCCGGGTGGGCTCGAGGCCCCGCTCGCACTCGCGGGAGAGGCGCTCTACGCTGGCCACACAGCCGGGCTCTCGGCGCTTGAGGCCGACAGCGGCGAGGTCGTCTGGACACACGAGACGGACACGCCCGTCGTGGGTGCGCCGGCTGTCGACGGCGAGCGAGATAGAGACCGCCACGGGGGTTGGGGAGCCCGTCAAGAGGACGAACAGGATCTCGATCTGTTGTCGCTCGAGGACGCACAGATGGACGCCGACGACGGAATACACGATCAGGACCGCGTCTACGTCGCCACCGCCGACGGGACGATCCGGGCACTCGAAGCGGCGACCGGCGAAGACTGCTGGGACGCACCGATCGGCGGGACGATCGTCGATGGGCCGACGGTCGTCGGCGACCGGGTGTACGTTGCCGACGACGAGGGGACGCTGGTCGCGTTACACGCCAGTAGCGGCCAGTCCTGGTTCACCTACGAGATTCAAGGGTCGTTCACCTCGGCGGCGACCATCCTTGAGGATGCCGATATGACGTTCGTCGGGGCCGCGGATGGCTATCTCCACGTCACCGATACGACATTCGGCCGGCGGAAACTTCGGGGCTGGCTGTTCGCGAAGAAAGGCATCGCTCTGGACGGCGCAGTCACCTCGAGTCCCGTGCTCGCCGGCGACGTCCTCTGTGTCGGCGACGCGACCGGGTCGCTGTACGGCATCGACGTCGCCGACGACGGCGACCTGTCCTGGCACTACGGCCTCGAGGATACTGTGACCGGCTCGCCAGCGATCGGCGAGCAAGCGCTGTACGTCGCCACCGGCGAGCGTCTCGCCTGCCTCGAGTGGGACGCCGACGCCCGCGGTCGCTGA
- a CDS encoding DUF7561 family protein, whose product MATDSCDGCGRPVTVTGGIANLWTFGEGSEGTAMTLELADGTSHLLCYPCIEALPDDGEPTAADIDRLEQVDEETSRFGVL is encoded by the coding sequence ATGGCAACGGACTCCTGTGACGGCTGTGGTCGACCGGTCACGGTCACGGGCGGCATCGCCAACCTCTGGACGTTCGGCGAGGGCAGCGAGGGGACCGCGATGACGCTGGAGCTCGCGGACGGAACGAGCCATCTGCTGTGTTATCCCTGTATCGAGGCGTTGCCGGACGACGGTGAGCCGACCGCAGCGGATATCGACCGACTTGAGCAGGTCGACGAGGAAACCTCTCGGTTCGGTGTGCTGTAA
- the radA gene encoding DNA repair and recombination protein RadA, giving the protein MPEADLETLPGVGPATADKLHDAGFDSFQSLAVASPSELSNTADVGESTAADIVRAARDAADIGGFETGSTVLERRNEIGKLSWHIDEVDDLLGGGIETQSITEVYGEFGSGKSQVTHQMAVNVQLPKEVGGLHGSAIFVDSEDTFRPERIDDMVRGLDDEVINATLEDREIEGSAADESAVDELIEDILDKIHVAKAFNSNHQMLLAEKAKELAGEHEESEYPVRLLAVDSLTAHFRAEYVGRGELADRQQKLNKHLHDLDKVGNLYNTAVIVTNQVASNPDSYFGDPTQPIGGNILGHKSTFRIYLRKSKGDKRIVRLVDAPNLADGEAVMRVQDGGLKPE; this is encoded by the coding sequence ATGCCTGAAGCAGACCTCGAGACGCTCCCCGGTGTTGGCCCCGCAACCGCAGACAAGCTTCACGACGCTGGCTTCGACTCGTTCCAGAGTCTCGCCGTCGCGTCGCCGTCGGAACTGTCGAACACGGCCGACGTCGGCGAGTCGACGGCCGCGGACATCGTTCGCGCCGCCCGTGACGCCGCCGACATCGGCGGCTTCGAGACCGGGTCGACCGTCCTCGAGCGACGAAACGAGATCGGGAAACTGAGCTGGCATATCGACGAGGTCGACGACCTGCTCGGTGGCGGTATCGAGACCCAGTCGATCACCGAAGTGTACGGTGAGTTCGGCTCCGGTAAATCTCAGGTCACTCACCAGATGGCCGTCAACGTCCAGCTCCCGAAGGAAGTCGGCGGACTGCACGGCAGCGCCATCTTCGTCGACAGTGAGGACACCTTCCGGCCGGAGCGAATCGACGACATGGTTCGTGGCCTCGACGACGAGGTCATCAACGCGACGCTCGAGGACCGCGAAATCGAAGGCTCGGCGGCCGACGAGAGCGCAGTAGACGAACTCATCGAGGACATCCTCGACAAGATCCACGTCGCGAAGGCGTTCAACTCCAACCACCAGATGCTGCTGGCCGAGAAAGCGAAGGAACTGGCTGGCGAACACGAAGAGTCGGAGTATCCCGTCCGCCTGCTGGCGGTCGACTCGCTGACCGCCCATTTCCGAGCGGAGTACGTCGGTCGTGGCGAACTCGCAGACCGACAGCAGAAACTCAACAAACACCTCCACGACCTCGATAAGGTCGGCAACCTCTACAACACCGCCGTCATCGTCACGAATCAGGTCGCCTCGAACCCCGACTCCTACTTCGGCGACCCGACCCAGCCGATCGGTGGCAACATTCTCGGCCACAAATCGACGTTCCGGATCTATCTGCGCAAATCCAAAGGCGACAAGCGGATCGTCCGTCTGGTCGACGCACCGAACCTTGCCGATGGCGAAGCCGTCATGCGCGTTCAGGACGGCGGACTGAAACCGGAGTAA
- a CDS encoding helicase C-terminal domain-containing protein translates to MNPERIFDEFPAPSYRGAQEQALRDIRDAFAAGNDVVLVRAPTGSGKSLLARAVAGCARRIDEADPSDATGAYYTTPQVSQLDDVAADELLADLNVIRGKSNYTCILPDERETPVNQAPCVRERGYDCSVKHRCPYFSDRAIASNRDIAAMTLAYFMQTAGSEVFRKRDVVVVDEAHGLAEWAEMYATIQLGPRTVPFWDDLRVPVVDDLERAVQYAENVAQICTRRKDDLLAQESLSAAEVRTRDRLQELIGELEWFVSDYRDPQSPTTWLVDQSEPSSARAQRRDEDDDPAGGPLTIKPMSPEKYLQHTVWDRGNKFALLSATILNKDAFCRQVGLDPATVALVDVEHTFPVENRPLYDVTQGKMTYDQRSETTPKIARTIVRLMQHHPDEKGLIHAHSYSIQERLAELLADFGVGDRVRTHDRDGRDAALEEWKASDEPDVFLSVKMEEALDLKGDLCRWQVLCKAPFLNTGDSRVAHRLEDGQWAWYYRTTLRTVIQACGRVVRAPDDYGATYLADSSLLDCFERARTDMPDWFAVQVDRMSQPDLPVFDPAAATAGSSGGTRSGGGGERTGSTRSNRTRSRSRRSGRSSSSSPLADVWDTDG, encoded by the coding sequence GTGAATCCCGAGCGGATCTTCGATGAGTTTCCCGCACCGAGCTACCGCGGGGCTCAGGAGCAGGCCCTCCGCGACATTCGCGATGCCTTCGCGGCTGGTAACGACGTCGTGCTCGTGCGCGCACCGACAGGCAGCGGCAAGTCCCTGCTCGCCCGTGCCGTCGCCGGCTGTGCCCGGCGGATCGACGAAGCAGACCCCAGCGACGCCACTGGGGCTTACTACACGACCCCGCAGGTCTCACAACTCGACGACGTCGCGGCCGACGAGTTGCTCGCCGATCTGAACGTCATTCGCGGGAAGTCGAACTACACCTGCATCCTGCCTGACGAGCGCGAGACGCCAGTCAATCAGGCCCCTTGTGTCCGCGAGCGCGGCTACGACTGTTCCGTCAAGCACCGCTGTCCGTACTTCTCCGACCGGGCGATCGCTTCGAACCGAGACATCGCGGCGATGACGCTCGCGTACTTCATGCAGACCGCCGGCAGCGAGGTGTTTCGCAAGCGCGACGTCGTCGTCGTCGACGAGGCCCACGGCCTCGCCGAGTGGGCCGAGATGTACGCGACGATCCAGCTCGGCCCGCGCACGGTGCCGTTCTGGGACGATCTCCGCGTCCCCGTCGTCGACGATCTCGAGCGCGCCGTCCAGTACGCCGAAAACGTCGCCCAGATCTGTACGCGCCGGAAAGACGACCTCCTTGCCCAGGAGTCGCTCTCGGCGGCCGAGGTCCGAACGCGCGATCGACTCCAGGAGCTCATCGGCGAACTCGAGTGGTTCGTCTCGGACTACCGCGACCCACAGAGTCCGACGACGTGGCTGGTCGATCAATCCGAGCCCTCGAGTGCACGTGCACAGCGTCGCGACGAGGACGATGACCCCGCGGGCGGGCCGTTGACGATCAAGCCGATGAGCCCCGAGAAGTATCTCCAACACACCGTCTGGGACCGAGGCAACAAGTTCGCGTTGCTATCGGCGACGATCCTCAACAAGGACGCGTTCTGTCGGCAGGTCGGGCTCGATCCTGCCACCGTCGCGCTGGTCGACGTCGAACACACGTTCCCCGTCGAGAACCGGCCGTTGTACGACGTCACGCAGGGGAAAATGACCTACGACCAGCGATCCGAGACGACGCCGAAGATCGCCCGCACGATCGTCCGACTCATGCAACACCACCCCGACGAGAAGGGGTTGATCCACGCCCACTCCTACAGCATTCAGGAACGACTCGCCGAGTTACTCGCCGACTTCGGCGTCGGCGATCGCGTGCGAACACACGACCGCGACGGCCGCGATGCCGCCCTCGAGGAGTGGAAAGCTAGCGACGAGCCCGACGTCTTTCTGTCGGTGAAGATGGAGGAAGCGCTCGACCTCAAAGGCGACCTCTGTCGCTGGCAAGTGCTCTGTAAGGCCCCATTTCTCAATACCGGCGATTCTCGAGTCGCCCACCGACTCGAGGACGGCCAGTGGGCGTGGTACTACCGGACGACGCTGCGCACCGTCATTCAAGCCTGTGGCCGTGTCGTTCGCGCGCCCGACGATTACGGGGCGACGTATCTCGCCGACTCGAGTCTGCTGGATTGCTTCGAGCGAGCGCGAACGGACATGCCCGACTGGTTCGCGGTGCAGGTCGACCGGATGAGCCAGCCGGATCTACCGGTGTTCGACCCCGCTGCGGCGACCGCTGGCAGCAGTGGGGGGACTCGAAGCGGCGGCGGTGGCGAGCGGACGGGGTCGACACGTTCGAACCGAACGCGCTCTCGTTCGCGGCGGTCGGGTCGGTCGTCGTCCTCGAGTCCGCTGGCTGACGTCTGGGATACGGACGGCTGA
- a CDS encoding 60S ribosomal export protein NMD3, translating into MSESRAFCPRCGDPVPDRSASDADDESAVDPLRPGAEVELCDACYFEDFDFVDAPDRIDVRVCAQCGAVYRGNRWVDVGAKDYTDIAIEEVSEALSVHIDVEDVAWQVEPEQIDPNTIRMHCYFTGVVRGTPVEEQVMVPVKMARQTCTRCGRISGDYYASIVQIRAEDRTPTSEETERAKEIANQIVADMEATGDRNAFVTEVGEVDDGLNIKVSTNKIGKKISNKMVEEFGGTVNDAETLVTEDSDGNEVYRVTFAVRLPPYPPGDVIDLANDDEGPVLVRSARGNLKGVRLTTGERYEASYEEGDSPEARKLGERQDAVEATVVTVEDDNAVQVLDPETYQAKTIARPDYFDPDAETVPVLKSRAGLHVLPDENDE; encoded by the coding sequence ATGAGTGAATCACGTGCGTTCTGTCCTCGCTGTGGCGATCCGGTTCCCGATCGATCAGCGAGCGATGCGGACGACGAGTCTGCGGTCGATCCGCTTCGGCCCGGTGCGGAGGTCGAACTCTGCGATGCGTGTTATTTCGAGGATTTCGACTTCGTGGATGCGCCGGATCGAATCGACGTCCGTGTCTGCGCCCAGTGTGGGGCCGTCTATCGCGGTAACCGGTGGGTCGACGTCGGCGCGAAAGATTACACCGACATCGCCATCGAAGAGGTCAGCGAAGCCCTGAGCGTCCATATCGACGTCGAAGACGTCGCCTGGCAAGTCGAACCCGAACAGATCGACCCGAATACGATCCGGATGCACTGTTACTTTACGGGTGTCGTCCGGGGTACCCCGGTCGAAGAACAGGTGATGGTGCCGGTCAAGATGGCCCGCCAGACCTGTACCCGCTGTGGGCGAATCTCCGGCGACTACTACGCGAGTATCGTCCAAATCCGTGCCGAGGACCGAACTCCAACGAGCGAGGAGACCGAGCGAGCGAAAGAGATCGCGAACCAGATCGTCGCAGATATGGAGGCGACGGGCGATCGCAACGCCTTCGTCACCGAAGTCGGCGAGGTCGACGACGGCCTGAACATCAAAGTCTCGACCAACAAAATCGGCAAGAAGATCTCGAACAAGATGGTCGAGGAGTTCGGTGGCACCGTCAACGACGCCGAAACGCTCGTCACCGAAGACTCCGACGGCAACGAGGTCTACCGGGTGACGTTCGCTGTTCGCCTGCCGCCGTACCCACCGGGCGACGTCATCGACCTCGCGAACGACGATGAGGGACCGGTGCTCGTCCGCAGCGCTCGAGGCAACCTCAAAGGCGTTCGACTGACGACCGGCGAGCGCTACGAAGCGAGCTACGAGGAGGGCGACTCGCCCGAGGCGCGCAAACTCGGCGAGCGCCAGGACGCCGTCGAGGCCACCGTCGTCACCGTCGAAGACGACAACGCGGTACAGGTGCTCGACCCCGAAACGTATCAGGCCAAAACGATCGCGCGGCCGGACTACTTCGATCCCGACGCCGAGACGGTACCCGTCCTCAAGAGCCGTGCCGGCCTGCACGTGCTGCCGGACGAGAACGATGAGTGA
- a CDS encoding PGF-CTERM-anchored ABC transporter substrate-binding protein — protein MRRMRILLVVSFVVVGTLAPMTGLGAAGNEAPSAGSSTAAECSYPITKTDATGTDVTLEDEPETVVTLTPSPAQTIWDIGADEKVIGLTKHAENLEGSEERTSVSTEAETIQPEIVVDLEPDLVLATDTSYVSEETIETLREAGLTVYYIPEATSLEEVRDRTRLIGSLVGACDGAAETVDWMDEELAVVDAAIDGEDQPDVLYTFFGYTAGSETFVHDVIEAAGATNVAAEAGVEGYHELNDEIVIDSDPDWIITNTNSPEVPEAPAYQSTTAVQNDQTVVVNINELNRPGPRTVDAVTELAETFHPDAYAAAVDDAETPAETDDSDDESEDDELPGFGVGAVVIAALLFVMMTLRRTGRF, from the coding sequence ATGCGTCGAATGCGGATACTGTTGGTCGTATCGTTCGTCGTCGTCGGAACGCTTGCGCCGATGACCGGGCTCGGAGCCGCCGGGAACGAAGCACCGTCAGCTGGGTCGTCGACTGCCGCGGAGTGTTCGTACCCCATCACGAAAACCGACGCCACCGGGACGGACGTCACACTCGAGGACGAACCCGAGACGGTCGTCACACTCACCCCGAGCCCCGCCCAGACGATCTGGGATATCGGTGCCGACGAGAAGGTGATCGGCCTCACGAAACACGCCGAGAACCTCGAGGGGTCCGAGGAGCGAACGTCGGTCTCGACCGAGGCCGAGACGATCCAGCCCGAGATCGTCGTCGACCTCGAGCCCGATCTCGTCCTCGCCACGGACACGTCGTACGTCTCCGAGGAGACGATCGAGACGCTTCGGGAAGCCGGATTGACCGTCTACTACATCCCCGAGGCGACATCGCTCGAGGAGGTTCGTGATCGGACGCGACTGATCGGCTCGCTCGTCGGGGCGTGTGACGGCGCCGCCGAGACCGTCGATTGGATGGACGAGGAACTGGCAGTCGTCGACGCCGCGATCGACGGCGAAGACCAGCCAGACGTGCTCTACACGTTCTTCGGCTACACCGCCGGCTCGGAGACGTTCGTCCACGACGTCATCGAGGCCGCCGGCGCGACGAACGTCGCGGCCGAAGCCGGCGTCGAAGGGTATCACGAACTCAACGACGAGATCGTGATCGATTCCGACCCCGACTGGATCATCACGAACACGAACTCTCCCGAGGTGCCAGAGGCACCGGCGTACCAGTCGACGACCGCCGTCCAGAACGACCAGACGGTCGTCGTCAATATCAACGAACTGAACCGCCCCGGGCCGCGGACCGTCGACGCGGTCACAGAGTTAGCAGAAACGTTCCATCCCGACGCCTACGCGGCGGCCGTCGACGACGCCGAGACGCCCGCTGAAACGGACGACTCGGATGATGAGTCCGAAGATGACGAACTCCCCGGATTCGGTGTCGGCGCGGTCGTGATCGCGGCCCTGCTGTTCGTGATGATGACCCTCCGACGGACAGGCCGGTTCTGA